TCTGGAATGTATAGATCTGTGCAGCGGGGGACTCTGATTTCAAAGGAGAAGCACCAGTGCCCTCTTTCCTCCCACCAAGAGGGTGTAGAAGAGAAAGGCCAAGATGCATTTTAATGGGGCATGTGGTATTGGCCGGGGGCTTAGCTCAATGCTgcagaatggtggtggtggtggtgggggaaataAAGTCCATCCAGTGTGGTATAGGAGTTAAGAGTCACACTAGGACCTAGGGCGCCTTGAGTTCCAATCCCCTCTTTCCTGGGTGATTTTGGCACAGCTGCCCAACCACCTCTcttcgtctcttgccttggatGGCTCAGGTTCCTCAGATCACAATAGCCTAATGGCAGCTTCCACCACTGGACTGCTTTAAAGAATAAAGCGCTGAATGTTTGGCATACCCTTTTATTCTCTTTTGCAATGACTCCTAGTCACACATGGGTTGACAactcaaggggggtgggggtgggggatcagtCCAGCACAAGAAGAACAAGTCCACTGAGGAGCATTTGGGGGAAGCCAGGGGAAGAGAGGATCCCTGTTACTCCTGTCCTGCCGTTTTGGCCACCTCTTGATAAAAGCGGGAGGCCAGGTTTGGCTCCAACTCCTCCAGCCGCCGGACGAATTCGTTACGCTCGGCCTCCGTCCAGCCCCGGAACCACTGGTCCCACAAGCGCATCTGGCACTCGAAGATAGACGGGGGCTTCCCGGGCTCCATGCTGAGTCCAGCGAGTCCTTCCAGGAGGGGAAGCACCTTGCAGGGCACGGCCTTGTCCACCAGGTCGTGGAGGAAGCGCTCCCGTTGGGCCGGGGCCCAGCCCGACAGCCAGTGTAAGAGGCAGCGGATCTCCTGAGCGGTCACGTACGACAGGGGCAGCGGCTCAGCCATCCTGTGGAAAGCGGCGGGGAAACATGTCAGGAGTCTGGAGAGAGGCAGGGGAAGGGACAGAGAAGGCGCCAGGATATGCCagatctgcagcatgcatgactGAAGAGAACACGAagactgtcctgcagggggcatcagaggggaatgtgaatttagcatagttagaataggaccTTCGTGGTATTCTTTCAGGTAATCTCTTCCTGTGTCCCGATTGTCTCATTAGGAGACTTGCAGGTCTCCCTGATTAGCTCGAGAATGAATGCTGAGCATTTTCAGAACAGATTATGGGGTTTCTTTTGCGGGGTGGGTGTGCGCGTGAACATTCCTGAGAGTAACCAGACTTCAAATCCAACCATCCGCTAAGGGCGGAGAGCGAAGAGAGCCGTACCTGGCACTTACTGCATGACTGAGTGAAAATCGGATTAAAGTCAGCTGCCTTTTAACCGCACCGGGGGCAGAATTGGAAAAGAGCAGCCTATAACTAGCACTAAGCCTTTCCAGGAGCATTTCACAATTTTATAACACATCAAAGAGATTTCTTACCCAGGACGGTGGGGCCACGAGAATTCCAGTGAGTAGGAGCCAGGTCTCGGACGCCGGACTCTGCTTTAGACAGCAAAGCTGCACCCTGGAAAGGAACATGAAGAACACCAGTGAGAATGTGCAAAGCtttttggagtgtgtgtgtgtgcatcccaccagtggccaaactgaggctctccagaggtccatggaatacaatttccatgagcccctgccagcacgctggcagggactcatggtaattgtagtccatggacctctgtagAGCCAAACTGTCGGGTAAACAGCTTTGGATAAGAGGTAGGAGACGTGCATTAGGCTTAATGCAATGCCTGGAAGGGGCAGGCAGCATTTCGGGGGCGGTTCCCCTCCACCCCGCCATGCACGGCCGCCTAATTCCCAGCCCCAAAAAAAGGCAGACGCGCCCTGCAAAGAGCAGCCCTGTTCTCACCTGCGTCCGCCCCGGGCTCAGCGCGCGCCTCCCGCCGCCCCTTCCATCTCCGCCAGGAACACGACCCAGGGGGCGGAGTCGCAGGGACGGAAAAGGCCGAGAGGAGGCGTAAGTTCCCGAAGCtggcacaggcaggcaggcctaAGGCGGAAATTACCGAAGGCTTCCCGAGCCCCTTCCGGAACTTATTTCCGGGTTGGCCTCggcgggagggggaagaagagcgAAGGGCTCTTCGGGTGAACCGGAAGCACCCGAGCTCGGCCGGAAAGGCCTGCCGGGCGCGAGAGAGGCGTCGGAGGAACCTCCCCCAATCGGGAGCCGGGGGCCGAGCGGAAGTGGCCGGAAAGAGACGAGTGCTGCCGAAGCGCGGGCGGAGATCCCCGAGCGAGGCCGAAAAGGGTGGCGGAGGCCCCTGGACCGGGCCGAAGCCGCCTCCGGAAGCTGCCGAACGCCTCCGaagctctggggagggcaggcagcGGCGCCACACAAGATGGCGGACGGGGAGGAGGTTACTCTGAACGGGAGGCCGCTCCAGGCGCTGAGGGTCGCCGACCTGAAGGCGGCTTTGGAGGAGCGCGGCCTGGCGAAGAGCGGGCAGAAGAGCGCGTTGGTCAAGCGCCTCCGCGGGGTGAGGAAAAGGGCCCTGCGGAAGGGGGGCCCGGGGCCCTGGCCGCGTCGCGCATGCGCAGACCAGCGCGCAGTTTTTGCCTCCAAGCGACGGGGCCCGTGGCCCCGGGGTGCGGACGGCTGGCACGCATGCGCGGGGCAGGATCCCACTCCTGCCACCAAGAGGTTGGGTGGGGATTGGCGGCTGCGTGAATACCGGGGAAGGATCCTCCTGTATCCCCGTAGGGGAGGGAGGACGGGGGTCCTCTTGGGACGCGGCTTCTGAGTTCCCCGgacgaggggaggggaaggagggtctCCTTTGAAACAGGAGTCGTGCGGGAAGCCCTCGTGGCCATCCTGCTGGGGTGCTGTTGCTGCTCGGAGTTGTCGTGGGAAGTTCGCTTCTTGGGCTGTTCGCTCCTTCATTGGCTTCTCTGGTGTTTGTGTCTCTTGCTTTGCTTTGGTTAATCTGTTCATCAAAGTTCCCTGCAGGAGGTGACAGGTCAGCGGGATAAGCAAGATCGGCTTTGCAAGAGGTTGAGCGTACTGGCAAAACTCTGCTTGGCgaaagttcccccctcccttttttttttttctttttctggccaAGTACTTTATACCGTGCAGTGTCTCCTCCCTCTCTTCAGAATACGGACTTGCTTAGTTTTCAATGAGTTTTCCCTGAGTTGGTTGACGTTAGAGTTGCATAAGGGAACATGAAAGAACACAGGTTTCTCTTTCCCGCTCAGCTTATTGACACGATGCAAGGCTTTGCTTGGTATTTCACACAGATGTGAGATAGGATCTGAACAAACAGCGGTTGTTGAATACCATGGAGGCCCAGGGTAGAGGCCTACCATGAGGAGTTCTAGACCTTACAGGAACTTCCCCTGTTAGTGAGGCGGGAAAAGGGAAAGCCCTGCTTCTTGGTAGCACGGGGCTCGGGCGCCATACTCGTCGAAGCAAAAGACAAGTGCCGACAGCGCTTAGTAACTTATTGGGACAAGTGCAAGATAATCAACCTTTCCTCCCCTCGCTTCCTTAGTAACGTGTGCCTGCTCGTGGTATCGCTTTGCATTTTTGGCTCCGTCTCGGAATGTTCCTAGCGTGTCCCGTAGCTGCAGTAATCCGTCTTACAACCTGTTCAGTGGCTCGGCATTCTTCCCAGTGGATTTCTAGAAGGTGGCTGAATCTCAGGGTAGTTTGTCTAAGCCCTCGTTTTGGGCTCACAGCAGAGGCGAGCTGCAAACTGAGGACACACAGTTACAGTCTGTCTCCGTGCCACCGGCAGGCTTGTCCCTGTGCGTATTAGGAATGTCCGTCtctggggatccccctggaattGCACCTCATCTCCCAACTGCAAAGAtcaattcccagaattctttggAAGGGGGGGCGGGCGGCGGTATTGGACCCCACTGAACTCACtgtcccccaggctccatccccagtctccaggagtttcccaacttggatctagcaactctaccccctcatctcccgctggggtgggctggggtcggtgggctggcagccctaatgcAGGTATGTATTTTGGAGCAGGTTAGTTGGGATTGAGCATCCTTCTTTGTGATACACACATTTCTGTTCCCTTCAGTCAATGGATCCTGAGTCGGGCGCTACTTGGGACTTCAGTTGACCAGTGGCTCATGAGCATTGCCCTGGGAGATGTAAGGGGGCAACCACAACCAGCCCCACATACCTGGGATTAGACTTCCAACTCAGTTGTCTTTTGCTGAAAGGAGCCACTGGGAGAAGGATTAAGCGTGGCTAGTAAAACAGTATTGGTGTAACTCTTCATAACAATGATGTATGTTTGTATAAACTAGCAAGATGTAGTTTTCGCTTTGGGAGTGCAGCGATGTCCCTGGCCGCCACTGCCTATTTCTTCGCTGCCAGCCAAATAGGCTTTGAGTTATGGGAGGGAGGAATTTGCCCTTACTCCATCATGTGCTTTGTGTCTGCTGGTCTTCTGGCCTCTTTGATGAGGAAGGCTTGAAGACTGGTTATTTATCATacgaagaagagctttttttgcaccctgctctttgctatctgaagaagtctcaaagcggcttgcgacCGCTCCcccctctgcacaacagacaccctgtgagggaggtgagactggggaagctccgagagaactgtgattcacccaaggtcaccagctggctgcatgtgggggagagttgaggaatcaaacctggtttggcCTTTGCAGtgaagccaggagatctgaggattgtctggctgccaggcaagggacattcaaagGTGCTCTGCTTGTTCCCTGGCTCTGCCTCGTGACCTCTAGTGTCCCTTTGAGGAAcggccacccaaatccttggaggtctcccatccaaatatgagccagggtcggccctgcttagaTCTAACCAGACTGACCTGCCTAGGTGGCCTGTTGAAGAATGTCAAGATGTCCCTTTGTAAGATCCTGCCGAAGAACCGGGCTTCACTGGCATGAGCTTGCCGCCTGCATGCCCAAGGGGTGGTTGAGTGGCGTCCTACCAGAGAGGCCTGTTGAGAGGGAACGGGGTTGCCTTTGGGGTTGGAAGCAGTTTCTGTTTGTTGGATCGCCTCTGGGTAAAGACTTGCCCTGGGAGTTTTACGTTAAATTAAATTCACTTGCCGGTAGACCAAAGAGCTGACGATGAAGATCTCTGTGTGAGCTCGAACCAGGTGCTGTGCCTGGGCTTCCACTTAGCATCTTTAAAAGGTCGCCTTTATCATGACTTGTCCTAAAAGAGGACGCTGCTTTTGCAAATCTGAACCGATGCGGAGCTGCAGAGACATCTCCTGTGATGCACTTTGCAAGCCCCCTCCCCTGTAAGGAGTTGTGTGGGTGACAGTTGATGTCAGCTGGCTGATTCACTGGCATTTTATTGGGGGGCAGATGCGAACTCCCCTTGACGATCCAGAAAGAGCTGGGGTTGGAAATGGTTGAGCCCAAGTTCCAACTGAAGGGcagatttatttatgtttatttatttgcatttgcatTCCGCCCcctcttgcggctcagggcagtttgcagtaAAACGTTAGGCGAGTAACAATGCAGGGTGAATTTGGTTATTGTGTCAACGTTTTGCACAAACGGTGATCTTAACATAGCGTAGGATGTTCCGTTAACTGCATCAGCAATCTTAATGTCTTCGCTGATCATAATAAGACATAACATGTTCAGGTGACATTTCGCCCGCAATCCCATAGGGTGTGCTtacctgggtgggagggggttctgggggcccagtagatgctgtCACTGaccttgacctggtggaagagctgtattTTTCAGGCCTCGTGGAATCGGGCTAGTTTGGACAGCGACACAgatctctgggagcttgttccaccaggtgagggccaggacagagagcaGCCTGGCCAGACGTGCTTCCTAGCTGGTTGGTATTGGCTGAGCATactgctctttggggggggggggtctaggcaGAGAGACAGCCTCTCAGTTACGCTGGACCCAAACCACATATGAGTCCCTATTATGCAGGCATGATTAATTAGGACACAAGGAAGCTGAACTGAACAATGGGTGTGCATGTGTGGTTGGATTGAGAAGAtttgtgggttttaattggggtcgGAGCATGGTGTACCGGTTAAAGTTGCGTAGTGACTAAACAGCGGTGGCCTCTATTccggagaattgggtttgattccccactcctccacctgcgtCCAGCCggaggaccttgggctagtcacagtcctgttagagctgttctcacagagcagccctcttggagctctctgagccccatctacctcacgagctgcctgttgtgggaagaggaggggaacggTGTTCGTAAGCCGCTtggggcctccttcgggtagtgaacaGAGGCTATAAACCACAGCTCtcccctctcctgctctcttaagTGAGACTGATAACTGAGCAGAAAAATTGTGGGATGGCTGTTGGTGAGGACACGAAGAAGCCTCGGCTAGGAGTGTGGAATTGACTGGTGTCACGGGGACTGAGATGTTAGAGAGGGAGAAGCAGATCTTCAACAGACCTGAAGAGCAGGGCAAAGAATGttgggatggtttgccatggcctgccttccGAGCAGCAGCCCTGCCCTTCTACGGTGGACCCACACCCAACCCTGAAGCCCGGAACAACCCAACTTAACCGAGAACTTGGAATCATGCTAGACTGGCCCATCCCGGTCAGGGATTTGTTGACAGAGGGCGAGTTGGACTTCCGGTGGTTTCAGGGCAAGGGTGGGAAATGTCAAGTTGGCCTCGGTGGGTGATCCTTCTtgaggtgttggggggggggggggagtttggtgCCAGGCCCATAAGCCAAGGTTGATAATCGCCAGACCAATATTGTGTTGAACAGGAAACCTATGGTACGTGCTTTTGGCGATCAGCCAGCTCGAGGTGTTCACGGATGCTGGGATGGGCTTTGTTGTGCAGCTTGGCCTGGAGCTCAGGCCAAAGGTCTGGTCAGCTGGGGATTCTCTGACCTGGTCTTCCTTCCTGTTGCAGGCCCTGATGCTCGAAAACCTCCAGAAGCACTCTACGCCCCACACCACCTTCCAGCCCAACTCCCAGGTGAGAGACGTCATTAAGGGACGCAAAAACCCAACCTTTTTGggcgagaaccaaaaaggttagggatgaaaTCAGTTTTAGCAAAATGtaaacaatatatatttattgGAGCTCAGATATTTAAAATCCCtaaaacaatacagaaaacaTCTGGGTAAATACACCAGTATTACCAAATTGTTAGGACCTAGACTTTACATGCTTCGATCTAACAGTTCTTCATCGGAGGTCAGATGCACACACATGTAAATGacatatgaataaaataataaataaaaataaatatacaattTTCAACTGGGGGGGGTAAAAAACTTATTTGCTTGCTTATTTGGTCTGGTCTGGCTAGTTCCCATCCTGCAAGGTGTTCGTATTAGCAGAGTTCTCAGCCAGTGTATCCCTTATTCCACCCCCGGGTATTGGAGAATCCCACTCGGTGCTTCTTTGAAGGAAGGTCCTATGAGCTTCCTTATCCCCCCTTTGCCTCGAAttccttgggggcctcccatccCCATACTCATCAGggctgacctgcttagcttccactcTCTGATGTGgccgagctagcctgggccacctagGGGACACCTTAGTGACAAAGAAGCACCTGCCACTTGCCAGGACCCCCCACCCAATGCGCACGCACCCAGACGCTCCTCCTTAGTCCAGAAAAAGTATCTGGGAGATTGGGTGCTGGAAAGCAGCCTCCCCGTTCTAACTCGCTGGGGCCCAGCTGTTTTTGAGGGTGGGTTGAAAACCGTGGACTCCGGCCCTTCTCAGTCCTGCTTTCTCATGTCCCAGCAGATTGGTGAGGAGATGAGCCAAAACAGCTTCATCAAACAGTACTTGGAAAAACAGCAAGAGCTTCTCCGGCAGCGCCTGGAACGGGAGGCCCGGGAAGCTGCCGATTCAGAGAGTGAGTATCGCGTGCCCAGCGCTCACAGAGAGCTCTCCTTGCTCGAAGAATGCCATGCGTGTTATCTTGTTGCCGTCCTTaaaacagccctgcgaggtaggcagtGTGAACGTGCGCTGTGGGGAGGAGTGTGGCACTGAGGCCGGCTCAGCCTTGCCGTTCTGACTTGCCTTTGGCCATCTGGTAAAATCTTGGTGGAGATCTCCCCACTGGCAGTTCCTTCCACATCAATGTGCCAGCCACGAACATCACGCACCATTCCATCTTCCACAGATCTGTCTTGGAAAGCCAAAGGCTCAAATTAAACTGTATCCCATTGTTTTCCTTGGGCTGTCTTCAGTAACGTAAGAAACCGCGTACCTTTTGGTCCAGAGGAATTcgagtttgcctttttttctgGAAAAGTAATTCTCTAGATAAACCCAGATTGCTTTCCTAATGACCTGATTCACCTCTTTTGTTATTTATTGAAGAGTTTCTGTGAAATTTGGGGACTCGTACCACCtacaactaagagcctcttgtggcgcagagtggtaaggcagccgtctgaaagctttgcccatgaggctgggagctcgatcccagcagccggctcaaggttgactcagccttccatccttccgaggtcggtaaaatgagtacccagcttgctggggggtaaacggtaatgactggggaaggcactggcaaaccaccccgtattgagtctgccatgaaaacgctggagggcgtcaccccaagagtcagacatgactcggtgcttgcacaggggaaacctttaccacCTACAAAAGCACTGATTTGTTCACAGATAAATCATCTTTTATTATCCGTATGTTTGCAGATATCTAAGTTTGAAAGAAGTTTGTTTAGTTATTTGTACCATGATTTTCTTCTCTGGtacccaaagcaacttataatgtcatttccccccatctccatttcattctcacaacaaacCTATGAAGTAGGCCAGGCATTGAGAGAGCAACTGGCTTCTGGCCTCTCAATGAAGCTCCTTGGCAGAGTTGGGattcgaactcaggtctcccaCGTCCAAATGCAGACAGTCAATTTTAACAGGGGAAAGATAGAATAGAAGTAACAGTGGCAGTTCATGGACTAAAGCATTAAAAAGTATCTTCATTTcagaaagcaaaatattttttttggggggggaatacaaTTACAGTTGGAGGAATAGACAAAAATGTAGATGAAAGGATGcaatatttaaaaagaagaaaattaggCTGGCAAAAGAGGGATAATTCTGAAAAAGCCATGCCGGAATAGGTAGAAAATCACTGGCTAAAATGAATTGCAAGTGGTCcaaaatgctgtggccaggatcctcacaaatacgcCGTGGAAGTCCCACATACAGCCTGTTCTTCAACACTCCGTGGCTCTCAGTTGAatcccggatcaggcttaagcttTTGGTATCACTTTCATggccatctgcggtctgggcccagtgtgcctgagcgaccgtctccctgcctattccccccaaagagccccacactctgccactgccaactggctggtgatccctggtcccaaagaagcacattggacctcaaccagggccagaaccttctcagTCCTGGGCCCCAttgggtggaacgagctccctgaagagatcagggcccttcctgaactaccacagttctgaagggcgtgtaaaagggagctcctccaccaggcatttggttgaggccagccgatTCAACAACATCCATtggtcccccaaacacccccctccatgatctgagccatgctgacctccacAGGTTCGTGTTAAAAGCTGAGAGTTGTTGTCACGCTGTGAATCTGTTATAATCgtgttcaattttggaaccactgttacgTTATTATCACTAAATTTCGATGCATGCCCAcagcgttttatgtaaactgcccagagccttatgggagggcggcatagaaatttaatagacgaataaataaatgaaagcagcAAAGCAAGTTGAGGCCGGACAGGAAAGTAAGTATTGTGGATAATTCAGTTTTTCTCCTGTTTCCCCTCCTGGAGGCGGAGGGGAACGACTTCAACATTTCTGGGAAGGATACATCTGTGAAATACCAAGTGCCGCCAAGTGGTACCCGATCTGCCAAGGGGTTTTTCCAGGCAAAGGGGGCCTTCTTCTGCAAAGcaccccttggtggtctcctgtccaagggATTAACCCCGGCTACCTCCCAAGATGTGACGGACTTGGACTATTCAGGCCGCTAAGTCCGTAAGCCCCCTTGTGGAACGAAGACCAGCCTGCCTTGGCGCTTCTGTCTGCTCTCTGCAGGCTGAGAACGGGACAGACAGTGGGGAGACGATGCAGTTGTTCTTAGCAGGCTCCTAGGTCCCAGGTGTTCTTCATGGCACCTGCAGCACGCGTTCTCTCTCACTCTCCGAAATTTTGCACGTTATTACAGACAGGTCCTTGTGGGCttctaatttaaaaataattcaatgtgacaggtttggttttttttgcGAGGGGGGGGAATACCTGAATTAATATGAATATGCCCCTGCCTGCAGCAGTGAggctgggtgggaagcagagagagGGGCCTTCTCAGTGGGGGTTCCCTGGCTACAAAGGGCCCGGGCCAGTTCATCCGACATGTCTGCTCACCCATAGCACTTActttctgacaaagggagctttggctcttgaaTGCCCCTAccagggtccccagccttttggaaCCCGCAAGTGCCTTTGGAAACAtgacagcagctgggggggggggttcgacgCAAAACAGGTGTTGCAGAATGTGGAGCCAGCCGCACAACGGCAGAATTCCGAAAGCGGCCCTTCAGCATTCCGGACAGGAGCTCTGTTTAGTGGGATGCCTTTACAAACGACTGCATGGTTGAAAATATTCTTGTGCGTGCATGCAAGGGAACATACTGAACAATCAAGGGAacaaaatagcacctttaagaccaaggcattgaataaatctttgttggtcttaaaggtgctactggactctgattttgttgtgctacttcagaccaacacggcgacccattggAATCAATCAAGGAAGCATTCACCTGGCAGCACCTGGccgatctccagtggccaatcctAAAGGCTTCACCCCCTTTCTAGAAATGGCTGACAAGTGCTATAGTGGTCACAGGTAGCACATCGGAAACCCTTGTCTTGTACCTTGGacgttttgttagtctttaaggggctcctggactcttctATTCACCCAGGTTCTTGACGAAAGCGTTATCCCATCTTGTCGTGCCTCATCGATCCTGCCCTGCCCATGGCTTTTATGGGCCTCCCTTTATGTTCATGGCCATTTTACACTGCTGGTTTTACTGTGGGGAAATGAGTTTCCTTGATGGATGTATTGATTTACTGTTTGCAATATGGGATCTGCTTATTGTTTGAAACTGTTTATTGCTTGAAAACTGGAGAGGTGGGGTGTGAAAAGATTAAACAAacggggggaagggggaacagaGCCGGTCCAGCTCCCATTGACGAGGGGCAAGTGGGTTTGGAGTCTCTTTGCTCTCATCCAAAAAGCGGTCCCAGTTCGGTTACCGGGGCCCAGCGGCCGCTTGGCCTTCTTCCTCCGGGGCCTCGTTTCTGGTCCAGCCCGCTGATCGTTTTCCCGTTCCTTTGCCAGGCAAGGGATGCGTCGTGTCCCGGGAGAGGGGAGAGTCTGATGAAGAAGGAGCCCGAAGGCCAGAGCAGCATCCTGCCCGGGGTCGGCAGGTGAGTGACCCCCAGGAATCGGAGCGGGAGGCCCTGCGAGGCGGAGGGGCAAGGGTCTGGCTTGGCCACGGCCACCGTGGGCtcatccttccctttctcctgctCAGGCCAGAGCCGTCAAGGCCCCGGGAGGCACCCACGGCCCGGCCAGCGAGGAGCGGGAAACGTCCCTTAGGAGTCGGAGGGCTGTCCAGCGGGTGTCCCTGAAggacgaagaggaggaggaggaggaagaggaggaagaagaggaggacgatgacgaggaggaagaggaagaggaggactctGTGCCCCTGCCAAAGGGGCAGGCTGAGCGGGAAAGAGCCCCTCTCCCGGAGCACGGCTTGGGCCAGGCTTCCACCCCCGTCGCTCCCGAGGCCCAGCTCAAAGAGGTCCAGACCCTGGAGGCGAAGGGCTGCGAAG
The Paroedura picta isolate Pp20150507F chromosome 16, Ppicta_v3.0, whole genome shotgun sequence genome window above contains:
- the C16H14orf119 gene encoding uncharacterized protein C14orf119 homolog — encoded protein: MAEPLPLSYVTAQEIRCLLHWLSGWAPAQRERFLHDLVDKAVPCKVLPLLEGLAGLSMEPGKPPSIFECQMRLWDQWFRGWTEAERNEFVRRLEELEPNLASRFYQEVAKTAGQE